The following coding sequences are from one Lipingzhangella halophila window:
- a CDS encoding NfeD family protein — protein sequence MPMWIIWLILAAALGVAEVLTMTLSLGLVAIGALAAGIVGAMGLGLIVQVPVFVVTTAAGLLIVRPIAMKHIRQPPPLQSGAGGLVGQSAVVTHEVTGEAGRIKLSGEEWSARSLDEDMAIPAGTRVDVTEIDGATAVVYPREPLP from the coding sequence ATGCCTATGTGGATCATCTGGTTGATCCTGGCCGCGGCCCTGGGAGTCGCGGAAGTTCTCACGATGACGCTGTCGCTCGGGTTGGTCGCGATCGGGGCACTGGCAGCGGGCATCGTTGGCGCCATGGGCTTGGGCCTTATTGTGCAGGTTCCCGTTTTCGTGGTCACCACCGCGGCCGGGTTGCTGATCGTCCGGCCCATCGCGATGAAGCACATCCGTCAGCCCCCTCCACTGCAATCGGGAGCCGGCGGCCTCGTTGGCCAGTCCGCCGTGGTGACTCACGAGGTCACCGGCGAGGCCGGGCGGATCAAGTTGTCCGGGGAGGAGTGGTCGGCCCGGTCACTCGACGAGGACATGGCGATACCAGCCGGAACCAGGGTCGACGTCACCGAGATCGACGGCGCGACCGCGGTTGTCTACCCACGTGAGCCGCTGCCGTGA
- a CDS encoding DUF4440 domain-containing protein, whose product MSETDETACASEVERLHQILQGWLSGTAPNTASEFAVFADSHTREFTLITAEGVELTRDQVMGGLREAHGSAAGLRIQTAGTRLVAAAGPVLVVTFTELHSGSDGARSRRCTAVFERDPAAPHGLRWRHLQETFLAE is encoded by the coding sequence GTGAGTGAGACGGACGAGACCGCCTGCGCGTCGGAGGTCGAGCGCCTGCACCAGATTCTCCAGGGATGGTTGTCCGGCACGGCCCCCAACACCGCATCGGAGTTCGCGGTGTTCGCCGACTCCCACACGCGCGAGTTCACGCTGATCACCGCCGAGGGAGTGGAGCTGACGCGCGACCAGGTCATGGGCGGCCTGCGCGAAGCGCACGGCTCGGCGGCAGGGCTGCGCATCCAGACAGCCGGCACCCGGCTCGTGGCCGCCGCGGGCCCGGTACTCGTGGTCACCTTCACCGAGCTGCACAGCGGGTCCGACGGTGCGCGCTCCCGCCGCTGCACCGCGGTGTTCGAGCGCGACCCGGCCGCGCCACACGGGCTGCGGTGGCGCCACCTCCAGGAGACGTTCCTGGCCGAGTGA
- a CDS encoding DUF6504 family protein, translating into MGRSYGVPVVVCEQDGRPVRFTWEGRLFVVRRILDHWVSLRAEWVPAAQRRPPERQCWRVRVGARAAQGVYELQHDVVDGEWRLARVWE; encoded by the coding sequence GTGGGGCGGAGCTACGGTGTGCCGGTTGTGGTGTGTGAGCAGGACGGCCGGCCGGTGCGGTTCACGTGGGAGGGGCGGCTCTTCGTGGTGCGGCGCATCCTCGACCACTGGGTGAGCCTGCGGGCCGAGTGGGTACCCGCGGCGCAGCGCCGGCCACCCGAACGCCAGTGCTGGCGGGTGCGGGTGGGCGCACGCGCGGCCCAGGGGGTCTACGAGCTGCAGCACGACGTCGTCGACGGAGAGTGGCGGCTCGCTCGGGTCTGGGAGTGA
- a CDS encoding GNAT family N-acetyltransferase: MTEWRAAGFDSVLREFWALGGQRRTVDGAVCVRNRDAPLVGRSNAVYGLSGDDPAAIARTLSAACEWISSPRVRAHAGPAMDPATEAALPLAGWGLASTQVTLLLTGACPRPDRRQCEIRAAATEADWRRIAELLRLDHEEEDRKAGRVPRPAGDTAQTLRAFRATTPDVRFWIAWDGGTPAGFFASWPRSGETAMVEDLFVRPTHRGQGIASHLLHHAVADARTNGAGPVLIRADSDDWPKDFYHRRGFQPVSTVRWYRPSAGWRAAGSA, encoded by the coding sequence GTGACTGAGTGGCGGGCGGCCGGCTTCGACAGTGTTCTGCGGGAGTTCTGGGCGCTCGGCGGGCAGAGACGCACGGTCGACGGGGCGGTGTGCGTCCGCAACCGTGACGCGCCACTTGTGGGCCGGAGCAACGCCGTCTACGGACTGTCCGGCGACGATCCCGCCGCCATCGCCCGGACCCTGTCCGCGGCGTGCGAGTGGATCTCCAGCCCGCGCGTGCGGGCGCACGCCGGTCCCGCCATGGACCCGGCGACCGAGGCGGCGCTGCCCCTCGCTGGTTGGGGGTTGGCGAGCACCCAGGTGACCCTGCTGCTCACCGGCGCCTGCCCGCGGCCCGACCGCCGGCAGTGCGAGATCCGCGCCGCGGCGACCGAAGCCGACTGGCGCCGTATCGCGGAACTGCTCCGCCTCGACCACGAGGAGGAGGACCGCAAGGCCGGACGTGTGCCCCGCCCCGCGGGGGACACAGCGCAGACGCTCCGCGCGTTCCGTGCCACCACACCCGATGTACGGTTCTGGATCGCGTGGGACGGCGGCACACCCGCCGGCTTCTTCGCCTCGTGGCCAAGAAGCGGCGAGACCGCCATGGTCGAGGACCTGTTCGTGCGCCCCACCCACCGGGGCCAGGGGATCGCCAGCCACCTGCTGCACCACGCCGTGGCCGACGCCCGCACCAACGGTGCCGGGCCGGTGCTGATCCGCGCCGACAGCGACGACTGGCCCAAGGACTTCTACCACCGGCGCGGTTTCCAGCCGGTATCCACCGTCCGCTGGTACCGGCCGAGCGCGGGATGGCGGGCCGCGGGAAGCGCGTGA
- a CDS encoding TetR/AcrR family transcriptional regulator, with amino-acid sequence MSQREDLLAGAKRCIAEKGYFQTTARDIAAMSGANLASISYHFGSKETLMNTAVLEAVDEWANAVESAVRAARADTPAQRMQIFLDVFLAAAEQDRDLHVASIQAYAQAQFSEEIREPLAATYLSGRAELAAMILGGAAEDVDAETARKLGSLVHAVSAGLLLQYFLDSDSVPTGTQIREAFAMVAGDG; translated from the coding sequence ATGAGCCAACGTGAGGACTTGCTCGCCGGAGCCAAACGGTGCATCGCGGAGAAGGGGTACTTCCAGACGACGGCGCGCGACATCGCCGCTATGTCCGGGGCGAACCTGGCCTCCATCAGCTACCACTTCGGCTCGAAGGAGACCCTCATGAACACCGCGGTACTTGAGGCGGTGGACGAATGGGCCAACGCTGTGGAGTCCGCTGTTCGGGCGGCCCGCGCCGACACCCCGGCGCAGCGGATGCAGATCTTCCTCGACGTGTTCCTCGCCGCGGCCGAGCAGGATCGCGACCTGCACGTCGCGAGCATCCAGGCTTATGCGCAGGCCCAGTTCTCCGAGGAGATCCGCGAGCCGTTGGCCGCGACGTACCTCAGCGGCAGGGCGGAGCTGGCCGCCATGATCCTCGGCGGCGCAGCGGAGGACGTGGACGCTGAAACGGCCCGGAAACTGGGATCGCTCGTGCACGCGGTGAGCGCCGGGCTTCTCCTGCAGTACTTCCTCGACTCGGACTCGGTCCCCACGGGCACCCAGATACGTGAGGCGTTCGCGATGGTCGCCGGCGACGGGTGA
- a CDS encoding amidase: MGEQARSRLGTLMHEEIAFRPARELARMLRDREISAREVVQAHLERVEAVNPAVNAVVTLCAERALDEAAAADKRLASGADVGPLHGLPVAHKDTHETEGVRTTHGSPLFTGHVPDRDELVVERMRAAGAITIGKTNTPEFAAGSHTFNPVFGTTRNPYDTTRSAGGSSGGAAAALATGLHVLADGSDMGGSLRNPASFCNVVGLRPSAGRVPTYPDPMPWSTLSVQGPMARDVPDTALLLSVLAGPDPRSPVAVAAPQDTRAPLDADLRGLRLAWTPDLGGMFGCEPAVLDVLTARVRDLTELGCAVEVDAPDLSGAEEAFRALRALRFANVLGPLVDRAPDRVKESVAWNVAQGRALTATDIGTAESLRGRIFQRMRTFFERYDALLLPVSQVVPFDAELEYPTGIDGQPQHTYLDWMRSCYLVTVTGSPALSVPAGFTPGGLPVGLQIVGPHLAERRVLEIGHAFERATGFGTRRPPL; encoded by the coding sequence ATGGGCGAGCAGGCCCGTTCACGGTTGGGGACGTTGATGCACGAGGAGATCGCCTTCCGGCCCGCCCGCGAGCTGGCGCGGATGCTGCGCGACCGCGAGATCTCGGCGCGCGAGGTGGTCCAGGCGCATCTGGAGCGTGTCGAGGCCGTCAACCCTGCCGTCAACGCGGTGGTCACGCTGTGCGCCGAGCGCGCGCTGGACGAGGCCGCGGCCGCCGACAAGCGGCTGGCGTCCGGTGCCGACGTCGGCCCGCTGCACGGCCTTCCGGTCGCGCACAAGGACACCCACGAGACCGAGGGCGTGCGCACCACACACGGATCTCCCCTCTTCACCGGGCATGTTCCCGACCGGGACGAGCTGGTCGTCGAGCGCATGCGCGCGGCCGGGGCGATCACGATCGGCAAGACCAACACCCCGGAGTTCGCGGCCGGCTCGCACACGTTCAACCCTGTCTTCGGCACCACGCGCAACCCCTACGACACCACCCGCTCGGCCGGCGGGAGCAGCGGTGGCGCCGCCGCGGCGCTCGCGACCGGGCTGCACGTCCTGGCCGACGGCTCCGACATGGGTGGCTCACTGCGCAACCCGGCGTCGTTCTGCAATGTGGTGGGGCTGCGCCCTTCAGCGGGCCGCGTACCGACCTACCCGGACCCGATGCCCTGGTCCACGCTGTCCGTGCAGGGCCCTATGGCGCGCGACGTGCCCGACACCGCTCTGCTGCTGTCCGTGCTCGCGGGCCCCGACCCCCGCAGTCCCGTCGCGGTCGCCGCGCCGCAGGACACCCGCGCCCCACTCGACGCCGACCTGCGCGGCCTGCGCCTGGCGTGGACTCCCGACCTGGGTGGGATGTTCGGCTGCGAGCCGGCGGTGCTCGACGTGCTCACCGCGCGCGTTCGGGACCTGACCGAGCTCGGATGCGCGGTCGAGGTTGACGCGCCCGACCTCAGCGGCGCCGAGGAGGCGTTCCGCGCGCTGCGCGCGTTGCGGTTCGCGAACGTGCTGGGCCCGCTGGTCGACCGGGCCCCGGACCGGGTGAAGGAGAGCGTCGCGTGGAACGTCGCCCAGGGACGCGCGCTCACCGCCACCGACATCGGGACGGCCGAGTCCCTGCGCGGCCGGATCTTCCAGCGGATGCGGACATTCTTCGAACGCTACGACGCGCTACTGCTGCCCGTTAGCCAGGTGGTGCCGTTCGACGCCGAACTGGAGTACCCGACCGGCATCGATGGCCAGCCGCAGCACACCTACCTGGACTGGATGCGCTCGTGCTACCTCGTCACGGTGACCGGCTCGCCCGCGTTGTCGGTGCCGGCCGGGTTCACCCCGGGCGGCCTGCCGGTAGGCCTGCAGATCGTCGGGCCGCATCTGGCCGAACGGCGGGTGCTGGAGATCGGCCACGCGTTCGAGCGGGCCACCGGGTTCGGAACGCGCCGTCCGCCGCTGTGA
- a CDS encoding acyl-CoA desaturase — MTATPEIATGPAPKRAPEPEVDPEPRGKSERTTVFIFVTVPLIAVAAAVPFAWGWGLTWVDIAIGAVFYLVSGLGITVGFHRCFTHGSFRPNRGLRIALAVAGSLAIEGGVVSWVADHRRHHKYADVEGDPHSPWRFGDDWRSVAKGLAWAHYGYLFLTKERTSAKRFAPDLLRDRDIALVDRMFLPLVAFSLLAPAAIGGLVTMSWWGALTAFFWASLVRVGLLYHVTWSVNSICHTIGEENFEVRDRSRNVWWLAIPSFGESWHNLHHADPTCARHGVLKGQIDISARVIAVFEKLGWATKVRWPNKERLAAKRVSA, encoded by the coding sequence ATGACCGCTACACCCGAGATCGCAACCGGTCCCGCGCCGAAACGAGCGCCGGAGCCGGAAGTGGATCCTGAGCCCCGGGGGAAGTCCGAGCGCACCACGGTCTTCATTTTCGTCACCGTTCCACTGATCGCTGTCGCCGCCGCGGTGCCCTTCGCATGGGGGTGGGGGCTGACCTGGGTCGACATTGCCATCGGCGCGGTCTTCTACCTCGTCAGCGGCCTCGGCATCACAGTGGGCTTCCACCGGTGTTTCACCCACGGCTCCTTCAGGCCCAACCGGGGGCTGCGCATCGCGCTGGCCGTCGCCGGAAGCCTGGCCATCGAGGGCGGTGTGGTCTCCTGGGTCGCCGACCATCGCCGGCACCACAAGTACGCCGACGTCGAGGGCGACCCGCACTCCCCGTGGCGTTTCGGTGACGACTGGCGTTCGGTCGCCAAGGGCCTGGCCTGGGCACACTACGGCTACCTGTTCCTGACCAAGGAACGCACCTCGGCCAAACGGTTCGCCCCGGACCTCCTCCGGGACCGCGACATCGCCCTCGTCGACCGGATGTTCCTCCCACTCGTCGCGTTCTCGCTGCTGGCGCCGGCGGCCATCGGCGGCCTGGTCACGATGTCGTGGTGGGGCGCGCTGACCGCGTTCTTCTGGGCCTCGCTGGTGCGCGTGGGCCTGCTTTACCACGTCACCTGGTCGGTCAACTCCATCTGCCACACCATCGGCGAGGAGAACTTCGAGGTCCGCGACCGTTCGCGCAACGTCTGGTGGCTGGCCATCCCCTCCTTCGGGGAGTCCTGGCACAACCTGCACCACGCCGACCCCACCTGCGCGCGCCACGGCGTACTCAAGGGCCAGATCGACATCAGCGCCCGCGTCATCGCAGTGTTCGAGAAGCTGGGCTGGGCCACCAAGGTGCGCTGGCCCAACAAGGAACGACTGGCAGCCAAGCGCGTCAGCGCCTGA
- a CDS encoding quinone oxidoreductase family protein — MRAIVIEQQGGPEVMHLTEVADPEPGPGQVSVDLEASGVNFIDIYQRSGSYPMPTPFTPGLEGAGTISAVGSGVTGLTAGQRVAWAQQPGSYAARAIVSADRAVPVPDGVSAEVAAAVMLQGLTAHYLTHSTYPIQPGDTVLVHAAAGGTGLLLTQLAKLRGARVIATVSTEEKELLARGAGADEVIHYAAGEMEQPPDVAAVVRELTGGAGVAAVYDGVGASTFDASLDSLRPRGVLALFGQSSGVVPPVDPQRLNSAGSVYLTRPSLVHHVAEREEYLERASDILGLVGTGKLDVRIGARYPLADAARAHEDLASRKTTGKLLLT, encoded by the coding sequence ATGCGCGCCATCGTCATCGAACAGCAGGGCGGACCCGAGGTCATGCACCTTACCGAGGTCGCCGATCCCGAGCCGGGGCCGGGCCAGGTGAGCGTCGATCTTGAGGCCAGTGGTGTCAATTTCATCGACATCTACCAGCGCAGCGGGTCCTACCCCATGCCCACGCCGTTCACTCCGGGCCTTGAGGGCGCCGGGACCATCAGCGCGGTGGGATCCGGAGTCACCGGCCTCACCGCGGGCCAGCGGGTCGCCTGGGCGCAGCAGCCCGGCAGCTACGCGGCGCGCGCGATCGTGTCGGCCGACCGTGCCGTGCCGGTTCCCGACGGTGTGTCCGCCGAGGTGGCGGCCGCGGTGATGCTCCAGGGGCTCACAGCGCACTACCTGACCCACTCGACCTACCCGATCCAGCCGGGCGACACGGTCCTGGTGCACGCGGCGGCCGGCGGCACCGGGCTGCTCCTCACCCAGCTCGCCAAGCTGCGCGGCGCGCGGGTCATCGCCACGGTCTCCACCGAGGAGAAGGAGCTTCTCGCGCGCGGCGCCGGCGCCGACGAGGTCATCCACTACGCGGCCGGCGAGATGGAGCAGCCGCCCGACGTCGCCGCGGTCGTCCGCGAGCTCACCGGTGGCGCTGGGGTGGCCGCCGTCTACGACGGTGTTGGGGCGAGCACCTTCGACGCCAGCCTGGACAGTCTGCGCCCGCGCGGGGTACTGGCACTGTTCGGCCAGTCGAGCGGGGTGGTGCCGCCGGTTGACCCGCAACGCCTGAACAGCGCGGGGTCGGTCTACCTGACCCGGCCCAGCCTCGTGCACCACGTGGCTGAGCGCGAAGAGTACCTGGAGCGCGCCTCCGACATTCTGGGCCTGGTCGGCACCGGCAAGCTCGACGTGCGAATCGGCGCCCGCTACCCGCTCGCCGACGCCGCCCGCGCGCACGAGGACCTGGCGAGCCGCAAGACCACCGGAAAACTGCTGCTCACCTGA
- a CDS encoding SPFH domain-containing protein has translation MTGLDIFFIALVALVVLAVVSTVRIVPQARAYNIERFGRYLRTLNPGLNFIIPVVDRVNTKYDLREQVFSSRPQPVITEDNLVVNIDTVLYYQITDPRKAAYEVANYLSAIDQLTVTTLRNVIGGMDLERTLTSREQINSTLRGVLDEATGKWGIRVNRVELKAIDPPPSIKEAMEKQMRAERDKRAVILNAEGERQSRILTAEGARQQAILEAQGAQQSAILRADGEAKAVERVFNAVHENNADPKLLAYKYLETLPHLAQGEGNTFWVIPGELTQAVQNVTRAFASDSSAAKPASGAEEEEEAEPERTPQLTSAESRRRPAATQAADEAAESAAQAVENARKEAEAAASAQGASTLPSQRAGSNEG, from the coding sequence ATGACAGGGCTCGATATCTTTTTCATCGCCCTGGTCGCTCTTGTCGTGCTCGCGGTCGTCTCCACAGTGCGGATCGTGCCCCAGGCCCGGGCCTACAACATCGAGAGGTTCGGCCGGTACCTGCGCACACTGAATCCGGGCCTGAACTTCATCATCCCGGTGGTGGACCGCGTCAACACCAAGTACGACCTGCGCGAGCAGGTGTTCTCGTCACGTCCGCAACCGGTGATCACGGAGGACAACCTGGTCGTCAACATCGACACCGTCCTCTACTACCAGATCACCGACCCGAGGAAGGCCGCCTACGAGGTCGCCAACTACCTCTCCGCGATCGACCAGCTCACGGTCACGACGCTGCGTAACGTGATCGGCGGCATGGACCTGGAACGCACCCTCACCTCGCGCGAGCAGATCAACTCCACACTGCGCGGTGTGCTCGACGAGGCCACCGGCAAGTGGGGCATCCGGGTGAACCGGGTGGAGCTCAAGGCGATCGACCCACCGCCCTCCATCAAGGAGGCGATGGAGAAGCAGATGCGGGCCGAACGCGACAAGCGCGCGGTGATCCTGAACGCCGAGGGCGAGCGGCAGTCCCGGATCCTCACCGCCGAGGGCGCCCGCCAGCAGGCGATCCTGGAGGCGCAGGGTGCCCAGCAGTCCGCGATCCTGCGGGCGGACGGCGAGGCCAAGGCGGTCGAGCGCGTCTTCAACGCGGTGCACGAGAACAACGCCGATCCGAAACTGCTCGCCTACAAGTACCTTGAGACACTGCCGCACCTGGCGCAGGGCGAGGGCAACACGTTCTGGGTGATCCCGGGCGAGCTGACCCAGGCCGTGCAGAACGTCACCCGGGCGTTCGCCAGCGACTCCTCCGCCGCGAAGCCAGCGAGTGGGGCCGAGGAGGAAGAGGAAGCGGAACCGGAGCGCACACCGCAGCTCACCTCAGCCGAGTCGAGGAGACGGCCCGCGGCGACCCAGGCCGCCGACGAGGCCGCCGAGAGCGCGGCCCAAGCGGTGGAGAACGCGCGCAAGGAGGCCGAGGCCGCGGCTTCCGCCCAGGGTGCGTCGACGCTGCCGAGCCAGCGCGCGGGGTCCAACGAAGGCTGA
- a CDS encoding ADP-ribosylation/crystallin J1: MREDAVTLWRPTGPEELDLVRASGWRAWPPRLPEQPIFYPVLNEDYAVRIARDWNVPAHGVGYVTRFRVRRAFLDSFQVHQAGGRTILEYWIPAGDLAELNANIVGRIEVVREFRPDGEADLSERRGADPMC, from the coding sequence GTGCGCGAGGATGCCGTGACGTTGTGGCGGCCGACCGGGCCGGAGGAGCTGGACCTGGTGCGCGCGTCGGGGTGGCGCGCGTGGCCCCCGCGCCTCCCGGAACAGCCGATCTTCTACCCGGTGCTGAACGAGGACTACGCGGTGCGGATCGCCCGGGACTGGAACGTTCCCGCGCACGGCGTGGGCTACGTGACCCGGTTCCGGGTGCGGCGCGCGTTCCTGGACTCCTTCCAGGTGCACCAGGCCGGCGGCCGGACCATCCTGGAGTACTGGATCCCGGCCGGGGACCTCGCCGAGCTGAACGCCAACATCGTGGGGCGGATCGAGGTCGTCCGCGAGTTCCGCCCGGATGGCGAGGCCGACCTGTCGGAACGGCGCGGGGCCGATCCGATGTGCTGA
- a CDS encoding PPOX class F420-dependent oxidoreductase, protein MTNTQFDPRALLAQSRLGVLATIKSDGRPQLSPVMPFYDDEAGILYVSMTEGRAKTANLRRDPRAALEVTSSDNFAWATAEGAVTLTGPSADPRSPEVDALVEYYRKAAGEHPDWEEYRSVMVSDRRVLMTMAVDRVYGERIR, encoded by the coding sequence ATGACCAACACACAGTTCGATCCACGCGCGTTGCTCGCGCAGAGCCGGCTGGGCGTCCTGGCCACCATCAAGTCGGACGGCAGACCCCAACTCTCCCCCGTCATGCCCTTCTATGACGACGAGGCCGGGATCCTCTATGTCTCGATGACGGAGGGCCGCGCCAAGACGGCGAACCTGCGTCGCGACCCGCGCGCCGCGCTGGAGGTCACCAGTTCGGACAACTTCGCGTGGGCCACCGCCGAGGGCGCGGTGACACTCACCGGCCCGTCGGCCGACCCCCGCAGCCCCGAGGTCGACGCACTGGTGGAGTACTACCGCAAGGCCGCCGGGGAGCACCCGGACTGGGAGGAGTACCGGTCGGTCATGGTCTCCGACCGCCGGGTGCTCATGACGATGGCGGTCGACCGCGTGTACGGCGAACGGATCCGCTGA
- a CDS encoding MFS transporter, with product MSSSAPENRATARTWWGLAVLLLPALLTSMDLSVLFVAGPAIAEALNPSSTAWLWIMDIYGFVMASLLITMGSLGDRVGRRRMLLIGAALFGAASVMVAYASSPVTLIVARALLGIGGATLAPSTLSLIRGMFQVEAQRRTAVGAWTAAFAGGAVAGPIVGGVLLEFFWWGSVFLINVPVMVLLLVAAPILVPEVRNPAEARFDLLGAALSLPLVLSAVYGLKHAAEEGLDAVTGAALGISAVLAVVFVRWQARAAHPLIDITLFRTRAFSAAVGANTVAALAISGMGVLAFVFMQTVHGLSPLHAALWALPTFVGTAVGASIASQVAERVGTTPPLVCGLAAGAAGFAVIAALTPDTSLGVFIAGYVLLAFGGGMSFTIANSLILSSAPPGRAGAASGISETSNELGAALGIATLGTVAGTVYENTMSSTTDAGAAAAETVAGAVATAGTLPESAAASLLDTAFAAYTDGVNAAALLGAALLAVTALAAALALRRQRTTAAVTQETP from the coding sequence ATGTCTTCTTCCGCGCCGGAGAACCGCGCCACCGCCCGTACCTGGTGGGGACTCGCGGTACTGCTTCTGCCCGCCCTTCTCACCTCGATGGACCTGTCGGTCCTGTTCGTGGCGGGCCCCGCCATCGCCGAGGCCCTCAACCCGTCCTCGACCGCGTGGCTGTGGATCATGGATATCTACGGCTTCGTGATGGCGAGCCTGCTGATCACCATGGGAAGCCTTGGGGACCGTGTGGGCCGCAGAAGGATGCTCCTGATCGGCGCCGCCCTCTTCGGGGCCGCGTCAGTGATGGTCGCCTACGCGTCCTCGCCGGTGACGCTGATCGTGGCCCGAGCGCTCCTCGGCATCGGAGGCGCGACACTCGCCCCCTCGACCCTCTCCCTGATCCGCGGCATGTTCCAGGTCGAGGCGCAGCGCCGGACCGCGGTCGGGGCATGGACGGCCGCCTTCGCCGGTGGTGCGGTGGCCGGGCCGATTGTCGGAGGGGTACTCCTGGAGTTCTTCTGGTGGGGCTCGGTGTTCCTGATCAACGTCCCCGTCATGGTGCTCCTGCTGGTGGCGGCGCCCATACTGGTCCCGGAGGTGCGGAACCCGGCGGAGGCCCGCTTCGACCTGCTCGGCGCCGCGCTCTCCCTTCCCCTGGTCCTGAGCGCCGTTTACGGCCTGAAGCACGCCGCCGAAGAGGGACTCGACGCCGTGACCGGAGCCGCGCTCGGGATCAGCGCCGTGCTCGCCGTGGTGTTCGTCCGGTGGCAGGCACGCGCGGCGCACCCCCTCATCGACATCACCCTGTTCCGCACCCGCGCGTTCTCGGCCGCTGTCGGCGCCAACACGGTTGCCGCCCTGGCGATCTCGGGGATGGGCGTGCTCGCCTTCGTCTTCATGCAGACCGTCCATGGCCTGTCCCCACTGCACGCTGCGCTGTGGGCCCTGCCGACGTTCGTGGGAACCGCGGTCGGCGCCAGTATCGCCTCCCAGGTCGCCGAGCGCGTCGGGACAACGCCGCCGCTGGTCTGCGGGCTCGCCGCCGGAGCGGCGGGATTCGCCGTCATCGCCGCGCTCACCCCGGACACGAGTCTGGGCGTGTTCATCGCCGGCTACGTCCTGCTCGCCTTCGGCGGCGGGATGTCGTTCACCATCGCGAACTCCCTCATCCTGAGCTCCGCCCCGCCGGGACGCGCCGGAGCCGCGTCCGGGATCTCCGAGACGAGCAACGAGCTCGGCGCCGCGCTCGGCATCGCCACCCTCGGAACCGTCGCCGGGACCGTGTACGAGAACACGATGTCCTCCACCACCGATGCCGGCGCGGCTGCAGCGGAGACCGTCGCCGGAGCGGTCGCCACCGCCGGCACACTCCCGGAGAGCGCTGCCGCCTCCTTGCTGGACACCGCGTTCGCCGCCTACACGGACGGCGTCAACGCCGCCGCGCTCCTCGGTGCCGCCCTGCTCGCGGTCACCGCGCTCGCCGCCGCACTGGCCCTGCGCCGGCAGCGCACCACAGCCGCCGTCACGCAGGAGACGCCGTGA